CAGTCTCCATTATTTTTCTGGAGACAGATGAAAAGCCATTCAATGCACCTGAATCACGACAAGAAATTAGGTTTGTGAAGTTGTTTGTATCGCTGTTCCTCTTCCTGAGAACCACAAGTGTAAGAGAGAGATTGTTCCAAGTTGGTGTCTCGCATGCTGGATACTTTGGATTTTTAAACTTGGTTTGATTGTTATTGatctttttacttttagtttATTCGGATAttgaatatatacaattatgtttttattttagataataataatgGAATATGTAAACTTAGGccgattaaaaaaaattcaagatttaCTTCTACTGCAATGTAGCTAGATTACGATTACGTTTAACTAAATAACAAATGATTGATTATATTTTGCATGGGGTTGTGACTCAGTACTCAGTAGTCACTCTACCTCTATGACCAAACCGTTTCATATAATCAAACCATCCATGTCTAAAgcaataatcaaatattttggcTAGTACTAAATCTCAACGCCACTTGCATTTTCTGATTGAGTATTTAATTGTATAGTGGAACTAGTTTGACAAATTCTTCGTCCATTGGACACATCATGTGAGTTTCATATCATGTGGAGTATCGTTTTCACGCGTCATGGATTAAATTAAATGAAGAAAGAGATAtagtacaaaacaaaatagttagTTATTGTTGCCTCTAAATCATATCAACATTTATAATGCAATTAACAATATGGGTGGTAAATTGTAGCTTAGTGATGAAACCCTATATGGGATGAAACTGAAGCTATTTTCAGATTCAATATtttgagaaaaggaaaaaatacaaagaaaaagtaTAGTAATTGGTAAGTGGTAACTCACAGACACTACACATCAACCGCTATAACACAAATCAGTAAAATGTCAATTATGGtcaaattttaatgaattaCTCTTCCAAACTTCtattaatcatatatacaaTGTGAATGTAGTAAGAGTTTCTCGATCACAATCAGTGTGTTATTTGACAATTTCAGAGCTTCCAAGTCAGAGTCAAAGGAAAGACATACAAAACAGAACTCTTTATGGTCCTACCTTAATaacaaaacgaaacaaaaagaTGGCGTGAAAACGACGTTTTTATCCGAGTCAATGatgaaatttttgaatatgGTGATACCAAATTACGATATAAAAAGGCATGCAGTTCATGAACAATCCATAAAgctaaaaccaaacaacaagagCTCGATAAAAACTCATCCTTGCCTTGTTTCTTAAGCCATCCTTCTTGTTTCCTCTTAATCTAAGCCAACAAAAGAGATAGCAAAAATGGAAAAACCTTCGACCGTGAGATTCTCTAGCTGTCGAGGAGTAGCGTTTGAGATAAAACCTCATGCAGACCCTTTTGCTGTCGTTACGATTGATCAAAACCGCAACGCAAACCTTGAACGCGAGGGAACGTTCAGCAGGTTTCGACGTCCATGGGATTTCTTGAGAAACCCCTCAAAAGTTTTCCCTTCATCGATTCAACGCTCCATGAGCCGACCCAGCAGCCATTTCTGCGATTTGGAGTCTGACaacgacgatgaagaagaagacaaagatgatATTTTCTACTTAGAAGAAGGTGGGATCAAGGAAGGAAACGAAGAACACAGTGAGACTGACGAACATCCAATCCTTACTTCTTCCACAAGCAAACACAGCGAGAAACCTCAGCAACCACCGGTTCCAAAGAAACGTCCTTCAAGACTCTCAATTATACTTCTTGATCAAGGCTTATTCACTGTTTACAAGCGTCTCTTCGTCCTTTCGTTCTTTCTGAACGTCCTAGCTCTTGTTCTCGCGGCCACGGGAAATTTCGCTTACGCTAGAAACAGAGCAGCTCTGTTTTCAATTGCCAATATTCTTGCCCTAACTTTATGCAGAAGCGAAGCCTTCTTGAGACTCGTCTTCTACTTAACCGTGAAACTCCTTGGACGCTCCTTTGTCCCTCTCCGCATCAAAATCATGGTCACATCACTCTTACAAAGCCTAGGTGGCATCCACAGCGGCTGCGGTGTTTCCTCGGTAGCTTGGCTCATCTACGCACTGGTTCTCACTCTTAAAGACAGAGACAACACTTCTAATGCAATCATAGCGGTTGCGTCCGCGATTCTCTGTCTCCTCTTCCTCACTTGTGCTGCCGCGTTCCCACTTGTTCGCCATTTACACCACAACGTCTTCGAACGCATCCACAGATTCGTAGGCTGGTCCGCTTTAGGTCTTGTTTGGGTGTTTATAATTCTGACGATATCCTACGATCCAATATCAAGATCCTACAGCGATAATCTCGGCTCGAAACTGATCAAAACACAAGAGTTTTGGTTTACGCTAGCGATAACGATCGCGATTTTGCTCCCTTGGTTAACCGTGAGACGCGTTCCGGTTGACGTATCATCTCTCTCGGGCCACGCGTCACTGATCAAATTCAGAGGAGGCGTGAAATCAGGGATCTTGGGTCGGATCAGTCCATCGCCGTTGTCGGAATGGCACGCTTTTGGGATAATCTCTGATGGGAAGACATCTCACATGATGTTGGCTGGTGCTGTCGGCGACTTCACAAAGTCCCTAGTCTCACAACCTCCAACACACTTATGGGTCCGTACGGTTCACTTCGCCGGCTTACCCTATCTCGTTAACTTGTATGACAAGGTTAATAAATCTCTCTTAAACTTTGGGCCTAACTAGTAACAGATTTTAACAGcttttttgttgacttttttaGGGGTTAGTAATCATATATCCACCGACATAACACAGATGATAAATTATTTGgtgaaaatataaatcattactaaatatatatttatttgttttcacagGTATTACTTGTGGCCACAGGATCAGGGATTTGCGTATTTTTATCGTTTCTTATGCAACAGAGCAAGGCTGAGGTATATTTGATATGGGTGGCAAAAGGATTAGATGATAATTTTGGCTCGGAGATTGTGAACAGGCTTAATGATTATCCTCATCAAGATAGGATCATAGTTCACGATACTGCGGTTCTAGGAAGACCTAATGTCTCGGAAATGACCGTGGAAGCTTCGAAGAAGTTTGGAGCTCAAGTTGTGATTGTTACAAGCAATCCTGAAGGAAGTCGTGATGTTGTTAATGCTTGCAAGGCTTCTAGTGTTCCTGCTTTTGGTCCTATTTGGGATTCTTAATTAggttactctttttttttttttggttacttctctggttatgttatttatttctttgtctGTTTATTTAACAATAATGTAAACTTGTGTGATATTATCGTAATAAATGAAATCTTATCAAGAGTAATGAGTTAAGAAGATAAGACATGTTCATTTGTGACAATGAGTTTGTTAGCTTACCTCAATACATATTAAATAACGTTTTGCCAACTACGGAGACTTTGACTGTACTAGTGTATAAGTTCTACTTTTAAACAAAACAGTTTGCTTAGGACATGATTAGTTCAGTTGGGACTTTTAAACCTGTTAATTActtcttttgaaaaaataattaacagtcAATTATTTCCAGTACTTgccacttttttcttttctttacagtCTCAACAGAACACATTTTTTTCCCTCACAATTTTTTCAAGTCCCAAAAATGAGACTTTTGTGGTCTTTTACgtgagaatttaaaaaaaaaaaattaattgagtATTTCCGTAACGatttattttatcttctatttatatcataattaattattgtttaaaaaataaactatatatttcattattaataGAAGCAagaattcaataaaaataaaaacattaaaaaaataaattttatgttttaaactatTCAAAACAAATTAGCACATGATCGTGGATCAAGAATcattcaaaaacaataaaagagaaattttaaatattcaaaacgaaaaaaataaatttaattgtttagaatatttatCGCTAAATTCTGCTAAAATGTATACAGTAACAGCAACCTATACCAAAAATCTTaaccaagaacaaaacaaaacagtgtGCAACGACTTTGACTTCTCAGTTTTCATCATACATACGACTACAAGATTTGATCAAGTCAAACTCAAAACCCATAAAGATCTTGAGCTATTATATGTTAGGGTCAACACGAAATAAGACTGCACACAATTACACATGAACAAGTTGACTTTTATAAGGTGCATCATGATCAATATTCTCTAGGGTTTTCACCGTTCTTGTTATATGACATTGTATTACCTTCAATCATTTATCTATGCAAGACCTTAAGACCTATATACTTCATGGTTTTCTCGCAATACATGTGCATATACATACATTTAATAAGTTAGATgcctaattaaacaaaaacatgttacagaaacaaaatttaattgtttttttataacaaatgtGATTCTGTGAACACTTATAATCAAACGGGATAGAATTGATATCAATATCATGCTTCTTCACTAGGTTTCTAGAGTGAATACGATTTGTCATTTCTGATTAGTAACATGAGTTACCGTTGAGTTAAGACTTAATTCATAGACAactcaaaaatgttaccaatcatgaataaaaattatttctttgaAGTTGAAACTGAATTAGAGTGTGTTATAGTTGATGTACAACTTTGGGTTATgccctttgtaaaattgttaattcaccagattattcaacatcattgAAAATTTCATGCATTAGAATTgagttgtaatttttgtttcttttacatttttaattacttCCTAcgatatgtttattttttcttatactttttttttgttttcaattttaataatgCTACACTTGTAGCATTGAGGAATCTGGTCAAcgactttcatttttttttaagttatgtttgactatttcaaacaaaactgaaatatttttcattttttttttgtgaaaacagATATAGGTGCCTAAAGCTATTACCAAAGATAcatgttaaatattttattttaaaagtaacattttctttattaaatttgaaaatatcattattaagaataatttatatttcatctatattaacatttttgaagtacattttggtttatgctcttgaagtttatcttatttaatttgtttatttgcaACATTAACCCTtacaaaatttcctaaaataatatttttacttaactcaattaatggaactaatataagaatattagacatattaaatcagattttattgttgtgttatgccctttaagtACATAATCCTTCACATTCGATTACTACAATCTGTTCAAATCTCGATGGTACTAAAGTCGAGTGCATAATTATCAGCctattaaattcatatttcCAAAGACGTCCATAATGACACCACCAAGACAAATATTTAATTGTCTATATATCTTATTTGTAAagtaaatattgaaatattgaCCGAAGAAatctttgttttaataaaacattgatTGCTGAAATCTCTCTTTAAATGAGTGCATAACttaaattttacaaagttaatccctagaaagttttccaaaataataaaaactagaATACGTAAAATCGACAGTCCATTAAAATCGAATAATATTCCTAATACTTCAAATATAGATTTAATCGTTTAATGCTATCATAATAATTATGTTAATCCAATATTCATTTCCGATTTCTATGGTAcacaaatcaatatataaaactaaatggaaagtaaatttaaaatttaacatataaaactaataaatggTATATTCCATAAATATACCTTAAATCCTTCACGTTTTGAAAGATCATTCAtgacattttaaatgattttttgcTTGCTCACCAATTTAGTCTTAATTCCATATCACACCTAATGCATTtttaaaacactataaataatcTCTCACTACCTAATGGAGAATGCCCCAAACATACTTACAACCAGCAAAGAAACCTTACAgtagtattttctttttttagtaaacattacagtaatctatgaaaatggttttgtgttttctttatttttttttcttttgcttttgatgttATTTAATATTCGTTGTAAGTAAGTCACTCTCATCTTTAAGAGATAATCCATGTTCTATCATGATGTATATAGTTTTGCTTATTATATCAATAGAATTAAgttttctgtttcattttttttttcagcagtACATCTTATTTTGTTCGTTTTATAATCTACCAATTATTATAACAACCAAACATACTAACCATAACATACTaaccaaaaaggcaaaaattgaaaaattgtaTTTGCCTTTTCACTAAGTTTTACGGTCGTCTATTATTTGAAAAGCAATTGTCCTTATATAAACCACAAAATAAGCATACTCTCTTTAATATGgtatcattatttttctatttaattatttacacaacaatatttatcataattaatattaGTTATTAAGATTAAAACAACACAACTAGAATTAAAAGATCTAAAAAATCTGCATCTATACcgataatgatttttaaaaataaatttaaaatacataatttttttttaatttaggagaagaaaaaatagtcATATCATAGTGAAaattccaaattaaaataaagattgGAACTAAATATATCAACCAATCTAAatcacaatttatatatatctcttttggATTGTTActatttatctctctctcttcacaaattattttgattagcataatatcaaaatcatattgattattatttattaattataactacatatattcttaaataatttttatgtaaaatatcactaaagtgaaaagaaaacttGGTTGAACTGATCATAATCGACATTAGCCCATTCTTAGTATTGGaactataaaaactataaaaactaaattatattatatataaaagattatttTGCGGTGTACCGCGCGTTAAATCCTAGATAATAATTAGGAGAATCtgatttttgaagtacattttgatttttgaagttttgcttatttaatttgttttatttacaacattaacctcctaaaataacaattcctggaaactcatttaatggaactatttaaatcgacctaatttgatacatttattgccataaatatcttgacaacatctatacatttcaatttttccaaaaacaactctacgcattaaatttttaatcccattaaaatctaaaaacctattttaatagatctttagagactgtatgatctcttaaatttaaataacacaGCCGAGtttgaataacaaatgattacaatcacaataattattataatgttaataaagttcataaaaacgagaacccaactttagaaattcaataatcgggtatatttaactttagcatcaagaaaaacatttaatataaaatatacgtgttaagaaactgaatactattatgcgataatgttatcaactcaaataggaaaacactaaaatctctcttttattgctatggatcgtaaactccttgcttatcaagcattttccatgtataaatatcaacttcacaaacaaaacacaacacacaaccaaaaccactaatatgcAGTTTTGAAACACGagttaaaccactaatatgacgttttgttgttatatagcgggacatgTTATTAACTTGACAGTTTGAaataacattagtataaatataaaatattattaattcggttttgaaacacgggttaaatcttcctttaattatttggtcaataccactaatataagaatattagacatattaaatcagagtaatttaactaaaactttgtaaaacaattaaatcattggtaaaattgagacttaatccgacaatagcttataaattacatatttatatatttatttcccctattattgttctaataattgacaatccaaacaaaaatattatttacttaaacaaaacaaactaaatataaaaaacaaaaaaaaataaaatgttattatttttttaaaaattgtgtcgcggtgtactgcgggttaaaatctattttagttttataatatatacttcaATTGATACATCATAAATGTTACCAatcagttgttttttttaaatgctaaCTCATATTTTTATAGCAAATTACTTCATCAAACTGTCATTTTTACCACATAATTTTTACTGCAATTtacattaaattataatttttactgCCATTCAATTTTGATAACTCTTGTTACCAATCAGAATTAGGACACGCTTTATCGGAAAACGATTTGTTTACTTTTAGAtcatttacattaaaaaaaatggggtCTAAATATGTGTTTTGCTCATGTATAATTATTGCATAATCAATAAGGAAATAGATGTTCGAATGTATATATATCGTTCGTGTCCCAATCAACGTCTAATTTATTACATGATTTATTAggatttcaaattaaaaattgattttgtaaaacgtcataaaataaattagatatcCAGATAACAAAAGAATTTGTTATCAGAAAATCACCTTTCCACCAAAATTGAAACGCATAACCAAAATTAGACATCACCTAAATTACATCCCATTTTGTAAATttacgtaaatatatataatcatgagATATTTTACTAAGTACAAAAACACTTTTGTAgcaatctatattattatttttgaagtacatttagTATTATGCCCttaaagttttggttatttaatttattttatttataacattaacccctaaaaaattttcaaaactaatattactacagattttgtttcctaaatattttacatttcatttcaactaaataaataacagtAATCAATATtgaaatagaaactatcatatattaaaCTAcacattatgttgtgttttgaaaatattatatatctgaatcattcgcaaacaaaaaaaacaacaatttgattctcattttgttttccaaaacctgtgagatttgattattaacgtaagaaaaacttcgattaacatttaattaaatattataattaacatatataaacttaaataaatattttaattattacaaatatgtaaaactaaaaagtttaaaatactatataatgtggttatatagtagatgagttataaagatgacatgttggaattaataaaatattattatatttgtgttaatacaggttaaatcttcatttaattatttatcaacactactaatattaaaatatttgacataaatatttgacataaaatcaagttaatttaactaagattttgtaaaatgattaaattattaggaaaaatgtgacttattcacaatatataaattacttattatgtatttagatcccttattttttgttataataactaaaaatcaaaatagaatctcaaacactaaacaaaacaaaataaatataataaacaaatggtCATAAAATGTattacaagttaaaaaaataatagaaatatttatCCGCACAACAaccagaaaatttagttatttctctatttacaaaacatttaatatttaacaaatagatacaacataaatataaattataataaaacttatatgcccacggattaaaatctagtaatacTACCAAATGTGAAACCTACTCTGTGGTCCATAAAACACTTAAATACACTGGTCTATtcccaataataataaaaaaaaaaatctatgtacCAAATAATGGTATACATTGGATCACACAAAAGCATACTCAAACAAGAGACAATATCAACACTATTGGAGGTAATCccaatttggttcggtttactTAAACCACTCAGGTTTCTATCTAATACGGATCGACCCAACATCTATCATCTCTCACAGCTTTCTTCCAACGTTCCTTAAATCTCTTCATCTCTATGAATGATTTCATCCTCACTTCTGGTCTATTATCTACTTCACGAGACTCCAATGATTCCTGTGAACCTCAACcaaattataacttataagacaTAACTccatcaacaaaatatatacaaaatcactTGAAGAGCGTACCGTTGATTTCGGGTCTGTCTCATTCCGTACAGAGCTTGAAGCGGTTTCAACCACACCGAGCGTTGGAAGACCGAAATGAACTATGTACTCCGCATCAACAACACCAACATTATTCTTACGATCACCCTATCCACATCCATGAACATGTTAATAAGTACACTAAGAGAGGGATTATCAAAACCagttaagaaatataaaagtagttagaagaagaaaccaacttgAGCGCAATAACCAAGCTGCGTATCCAGACCCCATGCATGGATCAAATCATTctgcaacacaaacaaaagcATTAAACCCCCAAAGACTCGAGGAACCAAAAATGAATGccgagatatatatatatgcaagtgTTACCTGAATCATATACCAAGAACATCTCCATGCTCCTCTTGAGAACACAGGTGCCATCATTTCTACCCACCTACACATCCAAGTTACAGGTTAACCGGAGAAAGAGGGAGATAGAGAGTTTGTTAAAAAGCTTTTTACCCGATGCAGGGAGGATTGGTGCTATGGTCATCACATCTCCCGCTACCTTTGTATTTATACATCCTCCTATGAACTTTTGATTTCTTGCGACGAGCAGTTATAGGATGATGCACTTCTGATTTTGTAGTGTCGAGAGCAGGTTGTGATATCTGAAGCCCCTCTTCTTTGACAATAGATAGGTatctaacataaaaaaaatgatttcattatgtagatgaaaaaaaacacgaaaggtaacaaaaaaataaaagagtgatAAGTCCTATATTTAGCGGATTACCGTTGAGGATTGAAATGAGCTACACCAAGATCCTCGTcccaaagaaatatatattcatactcCGCAACTATATCAGGATGCAAGAATCTCTTGGCGAACCACCTGTGACATCCATCATTCATCTGTTAAGATAATATATTTGAAGGTTGGTAAGAATGATAACAAGAATTGCAAGAAGACATaccattttgtttgattcattACGGAAACATGAATTGCATGCTCATTCCATGGATACTGCTTCCAATCATCGACAACACCATCGTAATGAAAAAGCATGACCGCGAAATCTTGAGGAGGAAACTGAAGTCACAGCAATTATGTCATCAAAAAGGCGAAAAAAACTTACTGATGGAAACAAGCAAAAGACAAGACAAAAACCTTTTGGATAACTTTGTTGACTAGCTCCTTTTGTTTGATTCCAACTGCCATAGCTAGCAAACTCATCGAGCGGTTCGGACTTctctgaaagaaagaaagattaagCAACACAAATAAGAAGAAGCCATGAATGTTTACAAAGCTTTGAGGAATCTTTTACAACCTTTTTTGTGTCATCGTAGTTCCATAGATGTTGCGTTTCCAAGTTCGATGTTCTCTCGATTATTCCTTGCGGTAATGCTTCAGTACCCAATGGCTTATTGGAATTCTAgtgaaaaaaagataaatttgaaCATTTTGATATCAAAAGAATCTCATAAAGCAAACTCAATGATAAAAAACCGAACTTCTATGAAGACAAACCTCGCACATACTGGTTGATGTTGTTGTGTTCTGCATCTTATCAGTGATTTCCCACTTAAGCAGTCTCtgtaatttaaaatcttatgcaTCAAAATCAGAATTACTCTATTGTGGTCCCTAGACTTAACGATCTGATATAGACTATAAAACACGAATTCCTCAGTAATGTCATGTTCTACACATGTAGGAAAAATACAATTTTGCTGATTACACACAAAATAACAAACTGAACAATCCAACCACAAACAAATACAGCATCATAGAAACAGAGCTTAAGGTGATTGGTGTCAGATACAAGATAAATCTTACCTCTTTAAATTCTTCAGAAAGATAAGCATTGCCAATGAAGTAAGCACCACAGATCAAAGCAGCAGTTATTAAGATACTACAGAGACACGATCGATTCATCGAACTCTGCAAATTAAAGAATTGATAATGAAACTTCTTtcttcaaagaagaaaacaaacaacagaGTCTAGAGACAGAGGctttaaaatcatatatcagAACACTGAACAAGGTAGAGTATCTGTAGACAACTTGGTTTGATTCAATAGGACAAATGAGGTCAATTTGGTTTGATCCGTAATTTTTCATACAACTTCAACAATTAACCAAACCACAGACACAAAAA
The sequence above is a segment of the Camelina sativa cultivar DH55 chromosome 10, Cs, whole genome shotgun sequence genome. Coding sequences within it:
- the LOC104718463 gene encoding uncharacterized protein LOC104718463; translated protein: MKQSSMNRSCLCSILITAALICGAYFIGNAYLSEEFKERLLKWEITDKMQNTTTSTSMCENSNKPLGTEALPQGIIERTSNLETQHLWNYDDTKKRSPNRSMSLLAMAVGIKQKELVNKVIQKFPPQDFAVMLFHYDGVVDDWKQYPWNEHAIHVSVMNQTKWWFAKRFLHPDIVAEYEYIFLWDEDLGVAHFNPQRYLSIVKEEGLQISQPALDTTKSEVHHPITARRKKSKVHRRMYKYKGSGRCDDHSTNPPCIGWVEMMAPVFSRGAWRCSWYMIQNDLIHAWGLDTQLGYCAQGDRKNNVGVVDAEYIVHFGLPTLGVVETASSSVRNETDPKSTESLESREVDNRPEVRMKSFIEMKRFKERWKKAVRDDRCWVDPY